The sequence CGACGCGGTCGAGGTGGAGGTGAAAGTCCTCGAACTCGCGGAGTTCGAAGCCGTCGGTTCTGTATACGCCCGGTTCGCGTTCCTCCCAATCCGCGAGGTCGAACAGGTGCTCCGCGACGTGCGCCGAGGCGTCGTCGGCGGTGCTGACGACGATTCCGATCACGAACCCGGGTAGGGCGACCGGTCAAAAAACTCCCCCGGTCTCCGGACGGGGCGACGCGCCGGTCACCCGATGTAGTACCGTACCGCCCGGCGAAGTGCCGATCGCGAGTCCGCAACGACGTCACGGATCGCCGCACGCCGCTGTGCGAACAGGGCGAGCCCGAGGACGACGTACAGGGCCGCGTAGGCGTCGAGCATGGTGACGCTGAGCGCCTCCGCGCGTGCCGCCGGCAGGAGCTGGATGAGCGCGAACTCGGCGGCGACCTGGGAGACGAACAGGCCGAGCAAGAGGACGGCCTCGCGCCCGCTGATGGTGAAGTTGACGAGCACCGCGATGGCGAAGAAACTCTGGGCCGCCGTGATCCAGATCTCGGCCGCCTGCTTGGGTTCGAACGGGAGGGTCCCGAACTGCCCCAGGCCGAGACTGTACACGATGGCGAGGGTCCCGATGAGCAGCGTCCACTGATTGAGCTTCGAGGAGATGAGCGCATTGAACCCCGCGGTCGTTCGCGCCTTGTTGACGAGGTAGACGACCACGATGAGTTCGGGGCTCTCGCTTGCGAGCGGCGCGATCCACTGGATCATGAAAAACGGCGGGAGGCCGAGGTTCTGACCGAGTACCTCGAGACCGTGGGCGAAGGGATGAACGGCCAGGTAAATGAGAACGCCTGAGTACAGGAACAGTACGATTGCTGTCGGAACCCGAACCGATCGGGGTCGCGCGTGGAAGTACGCCGGGACGCCGACCTGCTCGCCGACCTCCTCGACCTCGCCGGAGATGGCGATGGCGATGTACACGACGTACAGACCGACGAGCACGATGGTGTCGACGAGACCGATGCCGCCATCCAGCGGGACGAAGAAGGCGACGATCGTCGCCGCGAGAAGGAAGCCGATCTCGACGGAGATGTTGCGGTCGAGGTGGACGACGTCGGCGAGGACGCCGGAGCGATGCTCGATGGACTCGTCGGTGTGAGCCACCGAGCGATAGATACTGAACAGTGCGATCCCGGCCCACCCGATCCCGATGAGAATACGGTTTGCACCCGTCATGTTCGCGACGGCGAGGTTGGCGTCGTGACACGCCCGGGCGATCCCCGAGGTCGCGGCGGTGGCACAGGCCTCCGTGGTCGCACCGCCCGTCCCCGCCTGCCAGGCGTAGAGCGCGTCGACGGCGTACTCGGGGGCGACGGCAAGCACTGCCAGGACGGCGATGGCGAAGGCCCGCGGCACGTCCTTTTCCGCGATTTCGGCCCCCCACGCGAGCAGGAACGAGGCACCCAGGATGGCGAGCCCCGCGACGGCGACGGTTGGGAGGGGGGACAGCGTCGAGGGGGGCCCGGTCCACCACACGACCATCCAGGGGATGGTCAGCCCGGCCGCCGCGGCGAGGACGAAAAGTGGGTGGCGTGCCCGCGAGAGCATTACGAGCGGATTTTCCGAGGCCACGACTCTTTATCTGTCGATCCGGTCGTGGTGGGGTACCGACCGTCGGTTTTACCTCGCACGGGCCGTGACTCGACCCATGCAGGTCTTCGGACTCGTGGGAAATCCCGTCGGGCACTCGGTCTCGCCCGTGATGCACGAGGCAGCCTACGCCGAACGCGACATGGATGCTCGATACGTGACCTTCGAACCGGACCCCGCGGCGCTCGCCGACGCCATCGCGGGCGCACGAGCACTGGGCATCGCGGGTCTCAACGTCACGATCCCGTTCAAGCAGGACGTTCTGGATCTGG is a genomic window of Halanaeroarchaeum sulfurireducens containing:
- a CDS encoding sodium:calcium antiporter; the protein is MLSRARHPLFVLAAAAGLTIPWMVVWWTGPPSTLSPLPTVAVAGLAILGASFLLAWGAEIAEKDVPRAFAIAVLAVLAVAPEYAVDALYAWQAGTGGATTEACATAATSGIARACHDANLAVANMTGANRILIGIGWAGIALFSIYRSVAHTDESIEHRSGVLADVVHLDRNISVEIGFLLAATIVAFFVPLDGGIGLVDTIVLVGLYVVYIAIAISGEVEEVGEQVGVPAYFHARPRSVRVPTAIVLFLYSGVLIYLAVHPFAHGLEVLGQNLGLPPFFMIQWIAPLASESPELIVVVYLVNKARTTAGFNALISSKLNQWTLLIGTLAIVYSLGLGQFGTLPFEPKQAAEIWITAAQSFFAIAVLVNFTISGREAVLLLGLFVSQVAAEFALIQLLPAARAEALSVTMLDAYAALYVVLGLALFAQRRAAIRDVVADSRSALRRAVRYYIG